One stretch of Eggerthella lenta DSM 2243 DNA includes these proteins:
- a CDS encoding dihydroorotate dehydrogenase electron transfer subunit has translation MALVNERARILANEEVGPNLYLMELAASHIAASIEPGQFVHMKVPSMEAHILRRPFSVYARDAAAGTLEVLYQSVGFGTDHMTRIEPERAEHLSGAELIGPVGRGWQPPANARRALLVGGGVGAAPLFMLCESLISAGVRTDVVLGAQTEAALTCRGRYEALLDEPPRCATDDGSFGREGFCTSLVAEALAEAAEAGEPYDYLAVCGPEPLMKIVAGMAAEAGVPCEVSMEKRMACGVGACLSCVVDTVGGKQRACVDGPVFDARKVVW, from the coding sequence GTGGCACTCGTCAACGAGCGGGCCCGCATCCTCGCCAACGAGGAAGTCGGCCCGAACCTCTACCTCATGGAACTCGCGGCCTCGCATATCGCGGCGAGCATCGAGCCGGGGCAGTTCGTGCACATGAAGGTGCCGAGCATGGAGGCGCACATCCTGCGCCGCCCGTTCTCGGTGTACGCGCGCGATGCGGCGGCCGGCACGCTCGAGGTGCTCTACCAATCGGTGGGCTTCGGCACCGACCATATGACGCGCATCGAGCCCGAGCGAGCCGAGCACCTCTCCGGCGCCGAGCTCATCGGGCCGGTGGGCCGCGGGTGGCAGCCTCCCGCGAACGCGCGTCGCGCCCTCCTCGTGGGCGGCGGCGTGGGTGCTGCTCCGCTTTTCATGCTGTGCGAGAGTCTGATTAGCGCCGGCGTGCGCACTGACGTGGTGCTGGGCGCGCAGACCGAGGCGGCGCTCACGTGTCGCGGCCGCTACGAGGCGCTGCTGGACGAGCCGCCGCGCTGCGCCACCGACGACGGCAGCTTCGGACGCGAGGGCTTCTGCACCTCGCTCGTCGCCGAAGCGCTCGCCGAAGCTGCAGAAGCGGGGGAGCCGTACGACTATCTGGCCGTGTGCGGCCCCGAGCCCCTTATGAAGATCGTGGCCGGCATGGCCGCCGAGGCGGGCGTGCCCTGCGAGGTGTCCATGGAGAAGCGCATGGCCTGCGGCGTGGGAGCATGCCTGTCGTGCGTGGTGGACACGGTGGGCGGCAAGCAGCGGGCCTGCGTCGACGGCCCCGTGTTCGATGCGCGGAAGGTGGTATGGTAG
- a CDS encoding dihydroorotate dehydrogenase: MRVNLGGLEMKNPVTVASGTFAAGREYGDFVDVAGLGAVTTKGVSLNGWAGNASPRIAETPSGMLNSIGLQNPGVAHLKECDLPWLAERGATVIVNVSGHSFDEYVQVIEALEDVPVDAYEVNISCPNVDAGGMTIGTCTDSVEAVVSRCRAATKRPLIVKLTPNVTDVTEIARAAVSAGADALSLINTLLGMAIDAERRRPQLARGVGGLSGPAVKPVALRMVWEVHQAVDVPLLGMGGISCATDAVEFMLAGATAVAVGTANFVNPHATVEIIDGMAQYCERHGIEDVQQLIGALEW; this comes from the coding sequence ATGCGCGTGAATCTTGGCGGGTTGGAGATGAAGAACCCGGTGACGGTGGCTTCGGGGACGTTTGCTGCGGGGCGCGAGTACGGGGACTTCGTGGACGTGGCGGGCCTCGGGGCCGTCACGACGAAGGGCGTGTCGCTGAACGGCTGGGCGGGCAACGCCAGTCCCCGCATCGCCGAGACGCCTTCGGGCATGCTCAACTCCATCGGGCTTCAGAACCCCGGCGTGGCGCACTTGAAGGAATGCGATCTGCCGTGGCTGGCCGAGCGCGGCGCGACGGTCATCGTGAACGTGTCGGGCCACAGTTTCGACGAGTACGTGCAGGTGATCGAGGCGTTGGAAGACGTGCCGGTGGACGCGTACGAGGTGAACATCTCGTGCCCGAACGTGGACGCGGGCGGCATGACCATCGGCACGTGCACGGACAGCGTCGAGGCGGTCGTGTCCCGGTGCCGCGCCGCCACGAAGCGCCCGCTCATCGTGAAACTCACGCCGAACGTCACCGACGTGACCGAGATCGCGCGCGCCGCAGTGTCGGCCGGCGCCGACGCGCTGTCGCTCATCAACACGCTTCTGGGCATGGCCATCGATGCGGAGCGCCGCCGACCGCAGCTCGCGCGCGGCGTGGGCGGACTGTCGGGCCCGGCCGTCAAGCCTGTGGCGCTGCGCATGGTGTGGGAGGTTCACCAGGCCGTCGACGTGCCGCTGCTCGGCATGGGCGGCATCTCGTGCGCGACCGACGCGGTGGAGTTCATGCTGGCCGGGGCCACGGCGGTGGCCGTCGGCACCGCGAATTTCGTGAATCCGCACGCCACGGTTGAAATCATCGACGGAATGGCGCAGTATTGCGAAAGGCACGGCATCGAAGACGTGCAGCAACTGATAGGAGCTTTGGAATGGTGA
- the thiI gene encoding tRNA uracil 4-sulfurtransferase ThiI translates to MTEFQRICLVHYHEIGLKGHNRSTFEMRLLKNLEALLKPFPVVVIHRIAGRLCVFLREGTDWTTAKEAADVIGKVPGVARVSCGFKCERDLDEMTEAALAAMAEAGEFDTFKVAARRNHTDFATGSMDMNQIIGSALCAAHPEKSVKMKKPDVTVGVEVVQNAAYVYARSLPGVGGLPVGSSGLVVSLLSSGIDSPVATWKLARRGAVCIGVHFSGRPQTSDASEYLVDDIAQVLERTGCIARVYAVPFGDYQREIALTVPPELRVIMYRRLMFKVAEEIARRERAGALVTGESLGQVASQTLDNIRCTDAAVDLPVFRPLIGTDKLEIIAEAERLGSFEISSQDAPDCCTLFMPRSPETHAKLPVVLEAEAALPIERWVPEIADAAEVRDYACPAYKPKKKRAS, encoded by the coding sequence ATGACTGAATTCCAACGCATCTGCTTGGTCCATTACCACGAGATCGGGCTCAAGGGGCACAATCGATCGACGTTCGAGATGAGGTTGCTCAAGAACCTCGAAGCGCTGCTGAAGCCTTTCCCCGTGGTCGTTATCCATCGCATCGCGGGCCGTTTGTGCGTGTTCTTGCGTGAGGGCACCGATTGGACCACCGCGAAGGAGGCGGCCGACGTCATCGGCAAGGTGCCGGGCGTAGCGCGCGTGTCGTGCGGTTTCAAGTGCGAGCGCGACCTCGACGAGATGACGGAGGCGGCGCTCGCGGCGATGGCCGAGGCGGGCGAGTTCGACACGTTCAAGGTGGCGGCGCGGCGCAACCACACCGATTTCGCCACGGGTTCGATGGACATGAACCAGATCATCGGCTCGGCGCTGTGCGCCGCGCACCCCGAGAAGTCCGTTAAGATGAAGAAGCCCGACGTTACGGTGGGCGTCGAGGTGGTGCAGAACGCGGCGTACGTGTACGCGCGCTCGCTGCCGGGCGTGGGAGGGCTGCCGGTGGGCAGTTCGGGCCTGGTCGTGAGCCTGCTGTCGTCGGGCATCGACTCGCCGGTGGCGACGTGGAAGCTCGCGCGGCGCGGCGCGGTGTGCATAGGCGTGCACTTCTCCGGACGACCTCAAACATCCGATGCCAGCGAGTACCTCGTGGACGACATCGCGCAGGTGCTGGAGCGCACGGGCTGCATCGCTCGCGTGTACGCGGTGCCGTTCGGCGACTACCAGCGCGAGATCGCGCTGACCGTGCCGCCCGAGCTGCGCGTCATCATGTACCGTCGTCTCATGTTCAAGGTGGCTGAGGAGATCGCACGCCGCGAGCGCGCGGGAGCGCTGGTGACGGGAGAGAGCCTGGGTCAGGTTGCCTCGCAGACGCTCGACAACATCCGCTGCACTGACGCGGCGGTTGACCTGCCCGTCTTTCGTCCGCTCATCGGCACCGACAAGCTGGAGATCATCGCCGAAGCCGAGCGTTTGGGCTCGTTCGAGATCTCGTCGCAGGATGCGCCCGACTGCTGCACGCTGTTCATGCCGCGCAGTCCGGAGACGCATGCGAAGCTGCCCGTGGTGTTGGAAGCCGAGGCCGCGCTGCCCATCGAGCGCTGGGTACCCGAGATCGCCGACGCCGCAGAGGTTCGCGACTACGCCTGCCCCGCCTACAAGCCGAAGAAGAAACGCGCTTCCTGA
- the pyrF gene encoding orotidine-5'-phosphate decarboxylase, producing MVSSFEEVPARDRVIVALDCGIEEAFDLADQLQGKATWMKVGMTLFYANGPAIVYALKERGFKVFLDLKFHDIPHQVEGAAYAAAGSGADMLTMHTVGGVDMMAAAQKGAERAASEYGHDAPATLGITVLTSMNDAALAETGVSRAMADQVVVLAEQAKRAGISGVVASPKEAARLREILGPDAYIVTPGVRPAGSDRGDQSRVATPAQAFANGASHIVIGRPITQAADPAAAFESIAAEL from the coding sequence ATGGTGAGTTCGTTCGAAGAGGTTCCCGCGCGCGATCGCGTGATCGTGGCGCTCGACTGCGGCATCGAAGAGGCCTTCGACCTCGCGGACCAGCTGCAGGGCAAGGCGACGTGGATGAAGGTGGGAATGACGCTGTTCTACGCGAACGGCCCGGCCATCGTGTACGCGCTCAAGGAGCGCGGCTTCAAGGTGTTCCTCGACCTCAAGTTCCACGACATTCCGCACCAGGTGGAGGGCGCCGCGTACGCCGCGGCCGGCAGCGGGGCCGATATGCTGACCATGCACACGGTGGGCGGCGTCGACATGATGGCTGCGGCGCAGAAGGGCGCCGAGCGCGCAGCGTCCGAGTACGGTCACGATGCGCCGGCGACGCTGGGAATTACGGTTCTCACCAGCATGAACGATGCGGCTCTGGCCGAAACGGGCGTAAGCCGCGCCATGGCCGACCAGGTGGTCGTGCTGGCCGAGCAGGCCAAGCGCGCCGGCATCTCCGGCGTGGTGGCGTCTCCGAAGGAGGCTGCGCGTCTGCGCGAGATCCTGGGTCCGGACGCCTACATCGTCACGCCGGGCGTGCGCCCTGCGGGCAGCGATCGCGGCGATCAGAGCCGCGTGGCCACGCCTGCCCAGGCGTTCGCCAACGGTGCGTCGCACATCGTCATCGGGCGTCCCATCACGCAGGCGGCCGATCCGGCGGCTGCATTCGAGTCCATCGCGGCCGAGCTGTAG
- the mihF gene encoding integration host factor, actinobacterial type, with amino-acid sequence MAIPQLSPEERQAALEKAKAARIKRAEVRDDLKSGKLTLEKVLEMKNDPVVGRMKVSTLIETLPGYGKAKAEKIMKELQIAESRRLRGLGERQQTALLERLG; translated from the coding sequence ATGGCTATTCCTCAACTCAGCCCTGAAGAGCGTCAGGCGGCTTTGGAAAAGGCGAAGGCGGCTCGCATCAAGCGCGCCGAGGTTCGCGATGACCTGAAGTCCGGCAAGCTCACGCTCGAGAAGGTTCTTGAAATGAAGAACGATCCGGTCGTGGGCCGTATGAAGGTTTCCACCCTCATCGAGACGCTTCCCGGCTACGGCAAGGCCAAGGCTGAGAAGATCATGAAGGAGCTCCAGATTGCCGAGAGCCGCCGTCTGCGCGGTCTGGGCGAGCGTCAGCAGACCGCCCTGCTGGAGCGCTTGGGCTAA
- the gmk gene encoding guanylate kinase has product MRHGNLFVISGPSGAGKGTLVARLLREIPDAWVSMSVTTRKPREGEVDGVHYRFASPEEFQELVDEDGLLEWATYGGNCYGTPRATVEEHIACGDQVILEIDVQGGFQVRDKFPSAHLVFIEPPSLDVLEARLRGRGTETEEAIATRMETARVELSRKMEYDIRLVNDDLDEAVRALAGYVNEQAEKIRG; this is encoded by the coding sequence ATGCGCCACGGCAATCTGTTCGTCATCTCGGGGCCATCGGGTGCTGGCAAGGGCACGCTGGTGGCCCGTCTTTTGCGCGAGATCCCCGATGCTTGGGTGTCCATGTCGGTTACCACGCGCAAGCCGCGCGAGGGAGAAGTGGATGGCGTCCACTACCGCTTCGCGTCCCCTGAGGAATTCCAGGAGCTCGTCGACGAGGACGGCCTGCTGGAATGGGCGACGTACGGCGGCAACTGCTACGGCACGCCCCGCGCTACCGTCGAGGAGCACATCGCGTGCGGCGATCAGGTTATCCTGGAAATCGACGTTCAGGGAGGATTCCAGGTGCGCGACAAGTTCCCTTCGGCGCATCTCGTCTTCATCGAGCCGCCGTCGCTTGACGTGCTGGAAGCGCGCCTTCGCGGCCGCGGAACAGAGACGGAGGAGGCCATCGCCACGCGGATGGAGACGGCGCGGGTGGAGCTTTCCCGTAAAATGGAGTATGATATACGGCTGGTAAACGACGATTTGGACGAAGCTGTCCGCGCATTAGCGGGCTACGTCAACGAACAAGCCGAGAAAATACGAGGTTAA
- a CDS encoding DNA-directed RNA polymerase subunit omega — protein MSIIEPKIDVLLNETDNDRFLLCALASKRAHDINDMMRGQRDRAIQLQTAVEIARAADKKPLSLAFNEIARGEVSYDPNSIDVNYH, from the coding sequence ATGAGCATTATCGAACCGAAGATCGACGTCCTGTTGAACGAGACTGACAACGATCGTTTCCTGCTGTGCGCGCTCGCTTCCAAGCGCGCGCACGACATCAACGACATGATGCGCGGCCAGCGCGACCGCGCCATCCAGCTGCAGACGGCGGTCGAGATCGCGCGCGCGGCCGACAAGAAGCCGCTGTCGCTGGCTTTCAACGAAATCGCCCGCGGCGAAGTGTCGTACGATCCCAACTCCATCGACGTCAACTACCACTAA